Part of the Musa acuminata AAA Group cultivar baxijiao chromosome BXJ2-7, Cavendish_Baxijiao_AAA, whole genome shotgun sequence genome is shown below.
GGAAAGGTTCCCATTCTTTATTGTGTCAAAAAAGACCACTAGTTCCTTTGATACAAAGTTACATGCTAATTGCTTGCATGCCAAATAATTTCAAGCGTAGAAAAATAGACACACTAAGTCTCAAAATCTCATCAATTTAATTATGCAGCATTAAAATATCAACAATacatgaaatgctctaatttaaAGAAGTGTAAACCGAAAATCCAAGTGGATGTCTAAGAAGCATAAATTCATGTGATTGGTTTCTGCAATTGGTCCatggtttaattattttttttatttacttcttCCGTTAAGTATTACACGACAGGCGTACTAGACGTGTGCCGCAGCCGAGCCACAAAATGTCTCTTAGAGACTTTTCCTCATTTTATTACGTCTACTAAAACATCTATAAATTTTTTTAGGCTTTGCAGACTTTGAAGTACCACCATGAACTGactgaagaagaaaaataaacatTAATCATGCATCCACCTCATATGCACGCAAATCGAGGTTTTAAGCGCTGTATCAGCAGCTAAACAAGAAACAGAACAAGACGTAGAAGGAATCGAACGCATCAGAGTCTAATTCTTGAACGAAACGATAGAAACAAGCAAGAGGCTCCACAAGAAATAAATCATAGATTCAGATTCAAACAACTAAGAGATtggaaaagggaaaaagagacaAGAATCATATTAAAGATCAAAAATCGCCACAGCTAAACAAGAAAGGAGAAGTCGAAGTAGAGGTTCTTGGTACAAGGAAATAAAAGAACTCCAAGAATCACATAGAGAAATCCAATACACCACATCTAAGCGAGAAAGGAGAACTCGGAGTTGAAATTCCTGGTAAAAGGTAAGAAAAGAGCACGATCCTGCATCTTGAACGACACACGACGGGAATAGGTCAACGTCAAGAACCTCCACGAGCGCGGGTTCAAGAACCTGGATCCAAGTGCCGGAGATATAACAAAGGGAGACCCCCGACGGAGACGAGGGAAGGGAAGGCGGGAAGCGAGAACAAGAAATCTAAGGAGAGGGCTGTAAAGAACCAGCCTGCCTCCTCACGAGCGATGAAGAACGATGAGACGCGCACGGGCTGCTCCGAGGCAGAAGAGGAGAGGGGGAAGACGACTCGGTCGATCGTTTAGAGACGGAAAGGAGATAAACCAAGAGCAGGGCTGAGGTTGTGGTTCGACTATGGTCCGGTCTGACTTGGGTGCGAATTTGGTCGTGCACCAGAGTCGGTTCGGGCCGGTTACGGCGTCTAATCTCCAGTGCGAATCAAAAGCAGGTTGGCCCAAACCCGACGGGGCAGTCAGCTGAACCGGGTTCGTAGTCAACGGGGTTACGGGCTAGGCTGTTGCTAGTCCGGCTCAAGCTGCGGGTCACGGCCTAGATTCGGTTCATCAAGCCATCggcttttttttaatttaaataaaaagaaaattattcatTAAGTGCTAAAACTAAATATCTAATCAGAGGAAGCAAAAAGAGATAGGGGATGGAATAATACGCCAAGAGTGGGTCAGTCTTCTGGTTCTGTCCGGTTAGCTAACTCGTCAAGGCATTGGCTTCATTGTTTTGTTATATATGGTCAGAGGTGGTGAGATAGTAAACAATTGCTGGTGTGATCATCAAACTTTGAAGCACCATCTCATCCACAGCAACTTGCATTTATTCATGCTAGAAGTAGTCAAAGAAAATGCTAGAAAATAAACTTCAAACACAGGTAGCAACATAGCATTATTAAATATACATATTAGGCAACAATTTTGCTGCAATACAGAGAACCACCATATAGCAACATAGCGACATTAAATACACACACTAGGCAACAATTGTGGTGCAATACAGAGAAGCATAACGGAGGAAAGCCACAGACAAGATAGATAAAGGAGACACGACAGAGACCAAGAAATTTTAAGAAAGCTCATGGCCTGCTCTTGAATGGGATTGCCCTGATAACTATCTGTTGGTACATAGCAGCAAGAGCAGCTCCAATGAATGGTCCAACCCAGAAAATCCACTGAGGAGAGAGAAAAGGAATTGCTTGGTGTTCATCATCCTGTCAAAAGCTACgataggagaaaaaaaaaaaagatcactcGATCACTTCCTTGTAGACTTACATGATCATTCCATGCATGGCTCTTGTCATAAACAATTGCAGCTCCAAGGCTTCTGGCAGGATTGATGCCAGTGCCGGTGATGGGGATGGTGGCCAGGTGAACAAGGAACACTGCAAATCCAATAGGCAAGGGAGCAAGAACCTGCAAGAAACTCCACAAGATATAAGCCCCACAGTGGACAGAAACAAGGAGCTATGGTGGATCATGCAAGTCGATCAAAATATTTATGCATGTTAGGTCATTTGGCTGCTCACAAGTGCTCATTAATCTAAGTAGCATATGAAATGCAACAAGCAAATAGATATTGCTAAAACAGGAAGGAAACTCACAGGCACATGAGAGTCCCTAGCACTCCTCTTGGCATCAGTGGCAGAGAAGACTGTGTAAACCAGGATGAAGGTGCCAACAATCTCAGCACCCAAGCCACCACCCTTGGTGTAACCAGGGGCCACAACATTCGCTCCACCTCCATTGTTCTCATAGAGCCCCTTCTTAAACCCTTTCACCACGCCCGCACCGCATATGGCACCTAGACACTGCATCACCATGTAGAACAGAGCCCTGGTCAGGGACAGCTTCCTGGCCAGGAGCAGCCCAAAGGTCACAGCCGGGTTGATGTGGCCACCTGAAAACCCAGAGCATAACTCAGTCGAAGATATTGCCGTGATCACAAGTGAGGAAGGAAACAAGCAGAGGATGTGTTTGTTCACCTGAGATCCCAGCGGTGCAGTAGACCAAGATAAAGATCATGCCACCAAAGGCCCAGGCAATCCCCTGGATGCCCACGGTGGAGCACTTGGTGTTGGACTTGACCACACCCATGACGGTGAGGATGCTGatgtagaggaagaggaaggtggcCATGAATTCTGCTATGCCAGCCCTGTAGAAGGACCATGAGCTGAGCTCCGCTGGCTCAAACAGTGGAGCTGGTGGTGGCTCCTGGTAGTCCCTGTCCTGACTCTGGGCAGCTGTCCCTATTGCCTGCCTCTCCGAGAACTTGTTTGCTCCCACCCTCACATCCTCCTCTCTCCCCTCCATCTTACCCCGAGGACACTGTTCTCCGGACTCTAGAACTATATGACGAGCACAGGAAAGAAACGTTGTGTGGCCTGACCAGCAATCAAGACTAAGCTGGGGCTTTTATAGAAGTGCTGACATCTCTCTGCGTACAATAACTAATGGGATAAGGTTGGTGCGCTAATCAGTTCGTCACATTGAGCCGACCGCTTACTAAAGTATAGCGGTCTCTCAAATAATGAGTGGCAAATGTCTACATCAGTACACGTTAGGTAACTCCTTGCCAATTCTTACAGCCGCTCCTGTTTTCCTGGCCACATATTAAGGAGAGGAGGATTTGGATGAGACTAAGCACTAACAATATGTTAATATGGTTTGCGCTTAATTAATTAGACTGTGCACTTAATTCCAACCGCCCAACGTCGATGGGGACCCGCTCACCTGCCTCCGGCGAGACACCAACCGGGGACGGACGCGGCCCCGACTGGCGGTCACAACCGGAAGCCACCGTTCACCAGTCATCAACCGACGCATGGCCGACCGAAGCCGCCAGCCACGTCTTATCCCTTCGACGATAGTAAATCCACGCGGCGGTAGCGTCTTTGAGTGGGACCCGCGCGTGATATGGTACTGTAAGTAACAACGCATAGAAGAGGACATCACCCGAGCATGCATCGGGATCCGGTCACCTAAATTCACTTTCGTTAAATTAACACGAGAAACACAAGCTCAAGTTTTAATTACAATATCATTAGAAATACCTTTGTAAAAAGagcgatttttttaaaaaaatacttatattttagatatttttaagtAGGACCATTCTTTTGATTTTTCTTACATAGTAttcctaattaaaaaaatatttaaattattcctCAAAATTTTTCACATACTATAATATTTTGGCTTGTTATAATAAATTTGATTTATCACAATATTttaatcatcataataaaattattaaaatagatcaacttaaaaaaaatgtaaataaGTTAAATAGAATTAAAACATACTCGAAACTATTAGATATTTCTAATAacctaaataaaattaaaaattaatttattatgatattttgacCTTCAcaattaaatatcataaaatatacttgAAGATaccataaataattaagataaatttTTTACCTCAATCATACTAAttacaaaattaaaaaataatgttaTAATTGTCTACAAACAATAATAATCAAAGATATACAATATGatgtaatttataatatttttagtaatattTTCGGTATCTTAATAAAAATACCATTGAAAATTACTATAAACGAACCAACTAAAAACATAATTCTAATTtaaaactgataaaaaaaaagggggataAAAATTTGATGGAAAATTTTTTAAAGAGTATTTTAGATCTTTTATattaaagatattatttgaaaaaaaataaaatgaaaaatattgatttaaaaattacCCTAAAATAGGATTATTTTCTAGGAAAATCCGCTCGTAAAAATTTTTCATTCTAAAAAGGCAGAAAACTGACACCAATTTGTGTTCGTGAGCGTGGGACCCATGTTCCGCGCAGAGCACGTCACCCCTGACTGTTCTCCGGGGTGATTCGGTCGGACTGCTAAGGGTCGTCCTTTTGGATCAGAATTCTCTTCGAGGGTAAGGCTAAGGCTACGGGTAGCCACCGTGTAAGTCGACGACCATTGTGCCTAATACTCTCACCGATCGGACGATGGAACATTGCCTGATGGACTTCATCAGACAGATCTCTCTCCTCGAAATACCGCGTCGGATGGCTTTGAGTCGTTCTCTGTCTCGATATATCCCACGCCGAACAGACCTGGACACTCACTCAAAAATCTAGGGTTTCCATCGGCACCGCAGACGGCTGAGATTTCGGATCGAGGGTTCTATTTCATCGATTACGAAAAGGTTTTTCTTTCTCCGCGTTGCGTCTCAACTGATGAATTCTTCGATTTTGTTTTCGTCACTCGTTTTCGTTTTTTACTTTGATCTTTGCTCCTTCAATCATAAAATGAGTTTTTTCCCTCCATATTTCAGGCTTTGCAATGATGAAATCTTGAAAAAGGATGATGAGTGATTGGAGCGTCGTCTCCAGTGTGATATCTCTTAAAACTGCAAAGGATTTCTGAGCAAAGATTGTAGCTCTAATTATTAGAAGAAAAACGAAGAGCTTTACAGATCTGACGTTTTTTGTCGATCAGTTGTGTGTTTCATTCTCTaaagcaaaatttgatgcacgtatTTGCTAAAAGCAATTTCTTGGAGGGGTCTCATTTAGTATAAATCTGTAACAAGTTGCAAAATGCAGTTGTGCGTCCGTCTTCAAAAGAAAATGGTTTGGCATTTTGGGACAAAGAGAAAGGTTTTTTTATATAACCAAAAATAATGTGTTTTCAGTGAGGCCTCAATTCAAATTTCACGCTACTTCTTATTTCTTTAatcgtgtgtgtgtatgtatatatatatacacacataaaaatatttctttaagcattaaataatatttttaaaatactgtatagtattttatgataaatattaaTCTACAAAACACTATAAATAGTTGATGAAAAAAAATTTTCGATTTGGGTGAAAAAGATAATGGTTTTTTGAAAGACTATATTTAGAACATTAAAAATAAGAGATGACTGTTTGAGAATCATAAAAAAACAATATATCATTTAAGAAATTAAAAGATATATTTCCTCGGACAATCATCCAATTAATTATTTAGGTGTCTCAACTTTAATTCGTGATTCGAATCCGATATAAAGGGATGAATATATTGGAATACCAAACAAACCCGACCCGTTAACAGCACTGTTTTATGACAATTAGGTGCTTCGGGTGTTCCTCGGAGTCATCGGACTGAGTTCGCAAGCCCCGTGTGTTGTGGAAGCGAAGATATAGAGGGCGATAGCGATGGACCCGAGGACGGACAAACTAATACGGCGCACCGCCATGGCCGGCACCGTCACCGCCGCTTATTTCCTCATCACCGCCGACTACGGTCCTCAAGACCACGCTCTCCTCGCTGTGAGTCCGTTCTTTCCTTTCCCTCGTTCCCATTACGCCGCCCATGAGTCTCGCTCGCTCTCTTTGAGACCCAACGCCCGCTTCCTGTTTGTCAAATTGACGGAGGAGTCAATTCATAGGGACGACGAGTTAATTCTTTTTTTTGGGTCGGATGAGGCAGGTTTTTCCCAGCGCTAAAACCCTAGATCCTGATTTAATATCTTCAAGACGGATGATATGATGACATTTGGTCCTTTCTTTGTTACTCAGGCTGGTAAATTAGCTCGACTGATACTGCTGAAAGATGGATTACGAACAGTTTATCACGTAGCAATCAGAACTTTTCTAGTTCTTTAATTATTCTCCACGTAGGTAATTAGGAtaaattgaattttcttgatattttttacAATTAGCTTTTTTGCTTTGTAAAAGAGTTCTGATATACGAATGATTACGAGCAAATAGAAAAGCTAACTGAGAAAAGCCACTAAAAGCAGGAATCTGACAACAGCGCAAATTGAGGTGGAAGATCACGGCCTGGATGCCCACACCAGTCACTTGGCTCACCTGTTTCTCTGTGTCGTATAAATGAATCACATTATGGCAACTCAAGTGAACTTCTTATACCCTAATGgcaaaataaatatgaaacaaaataaaTAATGGGCATATATGAAAATAAGGCTTTAGTGTGACAATCCAAGAACAAATTTTTGAGTTCACTATGAAAAATGAAAATTTCTTACGGAGACATTAAGAATTTTTGCTTTTGAGCATATATGCCCTCTTTTTCTAGTTGTGTTTGACATCCTAGTACGTCTCTATATTATCCAACCCAGAAAACAACGtgtgtatttctttttttttcctattttgtaTGCTGAATTGTGGTGAAAGTTTGAGGAGTAAAATAATTTATAACATGTAGCCGTTGGTGAgtttttatattataattaagGCTCTGAAATTATCTTAATAACTAGGCaatgttttgtttgttttgagtTGAATCATCAGTTCACATCAGACCTTATGACTCTCTTTAATAAAGGAAACTCGTACCTGACCTTGTGGTTTTTTCTTCTCCATACATATTAATCGGGCTTTCAAGCAATTATATTAGCAAGGCTTGTTAGCTCTAGTGTAGATATTTTTGGTGCTAGTTCAACAAAATTATTGGCCAAAATAAGTCTCTAGTCAGATATTTTTGCTACAAAATAATTTAGTTTTGTTACAAATTATTTAGAACACATTTATATTTGAAAGTCGTATCCAACATGACAGTGGTTCCTATGTCAATATGGTTATAGCAATACTAAGTTTTGGTTGCTGTGGTGGATTGAAAACTAGATGCAGGTTCTATGCTGTATTGCTGTGATTCCATATTTGGTGGCAGCTGCATGTCATGAGTCCTCTCATGTTTGATCCATTGGCACCAATTCATGTGATGAGTCcaataatatgttttttttttctttttctatggaAAAAAAAAGCTAAGAACTAAATAATGTTCTTAAAAGAGAGTGGCGACACCAATACAGAGTGGCGAAAGGATGACGATCTATTGCGAGTCGGATACGACTTTCCTTTATTGGGCTTGCGACACATTCATCCATAGCACCAACTTCCTTGTGGCTCAACACAAGTCACTTGTGTCACTCGTCACTCCCTTGACACTGTCTACGGCATCTTCGACATAGGTCCGCAACGAGTCTGCCCCCTTTGCGCTTCTTGCAATCTCGATCATATTGCTTCCTTGTTCTTTAGCTCTTGTTTCTCCACCTCCGAGTCTACAATGATGCCTTAGCCAAAGAAGCTCATAGATCTTAGGCAGAAGACCATGAAGCGACGATGCGAGGTGGTTGAGGAGAGGGTGGAGGTCGTCCTATTAGGCTGAAGTTGGAGGATGGGGTTGTGGAGCGGATGATGGTGAATGATCACGACCCTACCACTATGGGTGGCCCTCGCAACCGTGTTGTGGTTTGCCATCAAGCTCCGAGAGTAGGATGCGACAACAGAAAGGGGCAATTGTGTGGTGCTCCAACGATTGGAAGTGTGCCTTGAAGTGTCTGCGAGGCTAATTGTCACTATTGTATCGTGGATTGCTTGGGTCACTAAacgcaaagcccaattcgtcgacaCAGTTGCTGAGCAACACTAACATAGATGTAAAGCATCGATATCTacatcatcctcttcctcctttccCTCTACCTCAACTCCTGTCGTCGCTCTCCAttctcatccacaatagccacATACGACCCCTAGTGGTATCTTTGTCTACCACCACTGAAAACATCACTAGggtattgaaattatttttttgtctatCGTTTTCGTGCTTCCATCGATAAAACTGATGACGTTAGAGTAAATGGagctagatattttattttcataactataaggaTTCCAATGTAAAATTTTTAAGTCTACGGATTGATATGCTAAAGAGGTCAAACTACagaagataatatgtaattaatctaTTAGGAGATAATAATGTAGGTCAAAAGATACAAAGATAAGTAATATAGGCTAAATGGATATCAAACTATATAGATAAAACCTAAAAGATAATTGAATAGGAGCCAACAAAATGTGCCAAATTACATGGGTAAgcaccgaaaaaaaaaaaaaagagagaaaagaaaatattagaaGATAATAATGTTGGTTAAAAGATAAAGAGATAGGTAACATAGGTCCATAATCCAAcatgtttttttccttttttaagaataaaaaaatatattataagaaATAATTGATATAGGCCATCCATCCATACATGTTCTATTTTCCTAGAAAAAAACCAAAGAGATGTTGAGAGAAATTCTAAACCCTAATTTATAGATTAGAACATAATAATGTAGGTTAAAAGATATATAGATAAGTATTATAGGTTAAATGGATAATATGCCAAATTATATATGTAAAATTTTTGAAAAGGAGACccttatataatttaatatagaaATAATTTAATAGTGGCATAAGAACTTTAGTAGGGCCCACATccaacatgttttttttttcttccttaaaaaaaataagtagatGCCAAGAAAAATCCTAAACCCTAATATCTCGTTTAGAATAAAGTAATGAAAGTTAAAAGATATCTCTTATTGGTTAAATGGATGATATGTCAAATCATATAAGgtaaaatgtaaaaattatgagAACCTAATATAGTTTATAATAATATAGGTAAAAAGATTTAGAGATAAGTATTATAGGTTAAATGGATAACATGCCAAATTATCTatgtaaaattagaaaaaaaaaccctaatatattttaatataaacataAGGGCAAATTCTTGTAAAAAAAGTTTAActtttaaaatttctcaaatagTGCTTCAACTTTAAAAAATTTCTATATagcattttcttttattttacccATGTTGACCACCATTCTTTGCCCAGCCCATGGTAGTTCCTCCAACACATCGATCGACCCCCTTCTCTAGCGACAAAGGCATACTAGCCGTCGTTAGACTAGTGATGGAGGCGTATTTTCCGCAACTAACGACAGAGATTGCATGTGAAGGTGCTCCGATGAGGGGGGTTATGGGCGACGATGAGAGTGTGCTCCCTCATTCCTTATCGGTTGTTGATGGCAATGAGGAGGTGTGAGGACATTGCGCGACCCCTTTACATGCAATGACAAAGGCTACGAGTGAGGGCGAGTTACCCCCCTCCTTCCTTGCCTATGGTCGATAGTGAGACGGGGCTACAGATGACGATCACGAAGGTTGTGCCTCTAATTTCTAGATCCAATGGGGTCTAGCAAGAGCTACTATGCCTTTATTGCT
Proteins encoded:
- the LOC103973536 gene encoding aquaporin PIP1-2 — encoded protein: MEGREEDVRVGANKFSERQAIGTAAQSQDRDYQEPPPAPLFEPAELSSWSFYRAGIAEFMATFLFLYISILTVMGVVKSNTKCSTVGIQGIAWAFGGMIFILVYCTAGISGGHINPAVTFGLLLARKLSLTRALFYMVMQCLGAICGAGVVKGFKKGLYENNGGGANVVAPGYTKGGGLGAEIVGTFILVYTVFSATDAKRSARDSHVPVLAPLPIGFAVFLVHLATIPITGTGINPARSLGAAIVYDKSHAWNDHWIFWVGPFIGAALAAMYQQIVIRAIPFKSRP